Genomic DNA from Paenibacillus sp. MBLB1832:
CCGAGATGATTATTGCACAACGTGGTTTCCAAGCGAACTCGCGTATTATCACAACATCAGATGAAATTCTGCAGGAAGTCGTTAATCTTAAGCACTAATCAGAGATGAATAGAGGGGGAGTTTTCCTCCTCTTACTCTGGACCAGGAGGAGCAAGATGATTTCTCTCACTCGTTTAAATGGTAAGCCACTTATCTTGAATGCAATTCTGATTGAGCTTATTGAAGAAACGCCGGATACGATGATTACATTGACGACAGGCAAGAAAATCACAGTTCTCGAAAAGGCAGAGGTTGTGGTAAGCTTAGTTCGGACCTACATGCAGGATATTGGATCCGTTCGAGCGACAATACAGTCCAGGGATACGGAGGGTTCGTAAGTGTTTAAGAACAAAATATTTATTCTTATTGTTTCCATTCTGATAGCTGTCACGCTTATCTTAACAGCGGCTTTTGTACTTTGGAACTTTATGGAGAAGAATTCTCAATCTAAAGATCCTGCTGTACAAGCCCAAAATGCTGCAGCCAGTGT
This window encodes:
- a CDS encoding flagellar FlbD family protein, with the protein product MISLTRLNGKPLILNAILIELIEETPDTMITLTTGKKITVLEKAEVVVSLVRTYMQDIGSVRATIQSRDTEGS